A part of Halictus rubicundus isolate RS-2024b chromosome 4, iyHalRubi1_principal, whole genome shotgun sequence genomic DNA contains:
- the Tektin-a gene encoding tektin A: METNQDSTTTQQSPNYGTGDAPCPMMESSKEDAGDRPAPYFPQPGDELPAQPEASMDALGPWATGRVTFAPKDGLTGVRPVVDRYSVTKFGAPQWRAHNLKFFQQSNEKIRDAQLAVSNAKRCVDQSYRQADKTQLETTNHLKIRSAEVYRWKVELEHVNRDITEEIELLEAERRRVKQSLSVLTVPESIAGELMQLRTKRLESDLIRDEVEEELTKEVALCSEIRELLGRTREQIEMQLTELMAAKARMEVDWTDKTDTYQIDSGCAQLKNDSPVILWRPGATRFPAEQSTPASYEHYTRESLTDAEAARQKSANLRSTLGAIFTNSIKDLRDQSNRVDLALGGKIKLTEEVCSQLEKELLRCLHELANTEKAIEELRHSARGLDYAMKVAQTRLAERLQRQNIENCRDTPQFALIEEVKMLNERTSAMLAELKRAEETQTGLVKVRSDLEREIIVKRKTLYIDKQRGQLLRSFYPSATTLSGF; this comes from the exons ATGGAGACTAATCAAGATTCTACAACGACCCAACAGTCTCCGAATTATGGGACCGGCGATGcg CCCTGTCCCATGATGGAATCGTCGAAGGAGGACGCAGGCGACAGACCAGCCCCATATTTTCCTCAACCGGGAGACGAACTTCCGGCGCAACCGGAAGCGTCGATGGACGCTCTTGGTCCATGGGCCACCGGAAGAGTAACCTTCGCACCGAAGGATGGTTTAACAGGCGTGAGACCGGTCGTTGACCGATATTCTGTGACTAAATTCGGCGCGCCGCAATGGAGGGCCCACAATCTCAAATTTTTCCAACAATCCAACGAGAAAATTCGAGACGCGCA GCTAGCAGTAAGCAACGCGAAAAGGTGCGTCGATCAATCGTACAGGCAGGCGGACAAGACGCAATTGGAGACGACGAATCACTTGAAGATTCGCTCCGCCGAGGTGTATCGTTGGAAAGTCGAGCTGGAGCACGTGAACCGGGACATCACCGAGGAAATTGAATTACTGGAGGCGGAACGTCGACGGGTGAAGCAATCATTGTCGGTTCTCACGGTCCCGGAATCGATCGCCGGTGAATTAATGCAACTTCGCACAAAACGGTTGGAGTCTGATCTGATCCGCGACGAGGTCGAAGAGGAGTTGACTAAG GAGGTAGCGCTCTGCTCGGAGATACGGGAGTTGCTCGGCAGGACGCGCGAGCAGATAGAAATGCAATTGACAGAGCTGATGGCAGCCAAGGCGAGAATGGAAGTAGATTGGACAGATAAGACTGATACTTATCAAATCGACTCTGGCTGCGCGCAGTTGAAAAATGACTCCCCCGTTATTCTGTGGAGACCTGGCGCTACGAGGTTCCCGGCAGA ACAATCGACCCCAGCCAGCTACGAGCATTACACGCGCGAAAGTTTGACCGACGCAGAGGCGGCCAGACAGAAATCGGCAAACCTGAGGTCCACGTTGGGCGCAATTTTCACGAATTCCATAAAGGATCTACGCGATCAATCGAACCGCGTGGATCTCGCCCTCGGTGGTAAGATTAAGCTCACGGAGGAGGTGTGCTCGCAGCTGGAGAAGGAGCTGCTTCGC TGCTTGCACGAGCTGGCGAACACCGAGAAAGCGATCGAGGAGCTTCGTCATTCAGCGAGGGGGCTCGATTACGCCATGAAAGTTGCGCAAACACGATTGGCAGAGAGATTACAGCGGCAGAACATTGAGAACTGTCGCGATACGCCCCAATTTGC GCTCATAGAGGAAGTGAAGATGCTAAACGAAAGGACTTCCGCCATGCTGGCCGAGCTGAAGAGAGCCGAGGAGACTCAGACTGGTCTGGTCAAGGTCAGAAGCGACCTCGAACGAGAGATTATCGTGAAACGGAAAACATTGTACATAGACAAGCAGCGTGGCCAATTGTTGCGATCTTTTTACCCTTCGGCCACGACTCTGTCCGGTTTTTAA
- the LOC143353248 gene encoding aldehyde dehydrogenase 1A1, with protein sequence MTCKKTDIKYTQLFINNEFVDAVSGKKFATINPATGAVITEVAEGDKADVDKAVAAAKKAFQRGSVWRNMDATERANLINKFADLVIRDAEQIATLETMDCGKAYKNVIGEIHFCADTLRYHAGWCNKITGDTIPTDGNFMTLTRKEPVGVVGQIIPWNYPFAMLVWKWAPALATGCTLVLKPAEQTPLSALYAAALAKEAGFPPGVVNVITGYGPTAGAAITEHPDIRKIAFTGSSEVGHLIMQAAAKTNLKRVSLELGGKSPLVVFDDFDVKEAAKIAHDAVFANHGQNCCAGSRTFVHAKIYDEFVCEAKQLALQRKVGDPFDSETQQGPQIDDEMFNKIQRYIQSGKKEGAVLETGGEQYGKVGYFIKPTVFSNVTDDMTIAKEEIFGPVQSILKFETIDEVIERANNTKYGLAAGVLTKDIDKALTFAQAVEAGSVWVNCYDALTSQTPFGGFKESGIGRELGSEGIKEYLELKTVTIKVPTRS encoded by the exons ATGACTTGCAAGAAGACTGATATCAAGTACACTCAG TTGTTCATCAACAATGAGTTTGTGGATGCAGTGAGTGGCAAAAAATTTGCAACCATAAACCCAGCCACCGGTGCTGTTATCACAGAAGTAGCTGAGGGTGACAAG GCTGATGTGGACAAGGCAGTTGCAGCTGCGAAGAAGGCATTCCAAAGGGGATCAGTATGGAGGAACATGGACGCAACCGAACGTGCAAATCTGATCAACAAG TTTGCAGACCTTGTTATACGTGATGCAGAGCAGATAGCCACCCTTGAAACCATGGATTGCGGGAAAGcatacaaaaatgttattggAGAAATACATTTCTGCGCAGACACACTGCGTTACCATGCTGGATGGTGTAACAAAATTACCGGTGACACTATTCCAACAG ATGGAAACTTTATGACCCTCACGCGAAAGGAGCCAGTCGGTGTGGTAGGACAAATCATACCTTGGAATTATCCCTTTGCCATGCTGGTGTGGAAATGGGCTCCAGCATTGGCAACTGGATGCACTCTCGTATTGAAACCGGCCGAACAAACGCCACTTTCTGCGTTGTATGCCGCAGCGCTTGCCAAGGAAGCTGGATTTCCTCCAGGTGTTGTAAACGTTATCACGGGGTACGGACCGACTGCAGGTGCAGCCATCACCGAGCATCCAGACATCCGCAAAATTGCATTCACTGGATCCTCCGAA GTCGGCCATCTGATAATGCAAGCGGCTGCTAAGACGAATCTTAAGAGAGTCAGCCTGGAATTAGGTGGCAAAAGTCCTCTGGTTGTTTTCGACGACTTTGATG TTAAGGAAGCTGCGAAAATCGCTCACGACGCCGTGTTCGCTAATCACGGACAAAATTGTTGCGCTGGTTCCCGTACCTTCGTCCATGCCAAGATCTATGATGAATTTGTCTGCGAAGCTAAACAATTAGCACTCCAGAGGAAGGTCGGCGATCCTTTCGACTCGGAAACGCAACAGGGACCACAAATCGACGATGAAATGTTCAATAAAATTCAGAGATATATTCAGTCTGGAAAGAAAGAAGGCGCTGTGTTGGAAACCGGTGGGGAACAGTATGGCAAAGTTGGATACTTCATTAAG CCGACCGTCTTTTCGAACGTGACCGACGACATGACGATCGCCAAGGAGGAGATATTCGGACCTGTTCAGTCAATTTTGAAATTCGAAACCATCGACGAGGTGATCGAGCGTGCGAACAACACAAAATACGGCCTCGCTGCCGGTGTGCTCACCAAAGACATCGACAAAGCGTTGACATTCGCGCAAGCAGTGGAAGCTGGCAGTGTCTG GGTGAATTGTTATGACGCTCTCACGAGCCAAACTCCGTTCGGTGGATTCAAGGAATCCGGAATCGGTCGCGAGCT GGGTTCTGAGGGAATAAAGGAATATCTGGAACTCAAGACTGTCACCATCAAAGTGCCAACACGTAGTTAA
- the Prtp gene encoding thioredoxin domain-containing protein pretaporter, protein MTRRTTSIVMLTKHILVFLFLLSQVNSEQDEEAAQYNTVQYNKDNFATEIKKKNHFVMFYAPWCGHCQRLEPTWEQLAEISNEQDNNVQIVKVDCTTDSSLCTEHDVTGYPTLKFFKAGESKGTKFRGTRDLPSLISFVVEQINTPFGNAHEVPSPPDAVNGLLELTEDTFDKHISSGYHFVKFYAPWCGHCQKLAPTWEELANSLRNSDHVSISKVDCTQHRSVCSQFDIKGYPTLLWIEDGKKVDKYAGQRTHEELKAYVSKMLAKNNEQVDVKTDSSDNTIHAVLGLTGDSFKHGIETGVSFVKFFAPWCGHCKRLAPIWEELGKKFFGQENVVIAKVDCTLDVSKDLCNEQEVDGFPSLYLYRDGQKVYEYNGGRNLDDLYNFVLNNLRLHDEL, encoded by the exons ATGACGAGACGCACGACGAGTATTGTCATGTTAACAAAACATATCCTAGTTTTTCTATTTCTGCTGAGTCAAGTCAACAGTGAACAGGATGAAGAGGCTGCTCAATACAACACTGTGCAATACAACAAAGACAATTTCGCGACTGAAATTAAGAAGAAAAATCATTTTGTTATGTTCTACGCGCCTTG GTGTGGACATTGCCAAAGACTGGAACCAACTTGGGAGCAACTAGCCGAAATTTCAAATGAACAAGACAACAATGTACAAATTGTTAAGGTAGATTGCACCACTGATAGCAGTCTGTGTACCGAGCATGATGTCACTGGCTATCCTAC GCTGAAATTCTTCAAAGCTGGAGAGTCCAAAGGCACTAAGTTCAGGGGTACGCGAGACTTGCCTTCTCTAATTTCCTTTGTGGTGGAACAAATAAACACTCCCTTTGgg AATGCACATGAAGTTCCATCCCCTCCAGATGCGGTAAATGGTCTGCTGGAATTAACAGAGGACACTTTCGACAAGCACATATCCTCTGGCTATCATTTCGTAAAGTTCTATGCACCGTGGTGTGGTCATTGTCAGAAATTAGCACCGACATGGGAGGAATTAGCTAACAGTTTACGTAACAGCGACCATGTTAGTATATCTAAAGTGGACTGCACCCAACATCGTAGTGTTTGCAGTCAGTTCGACATAAAGGGGTATCCAACCTTGCTTTGGATCGAAGATGGGAAGAAG GTGGACAAATACGCGGGACAACGCACCCACGAAGAATTGAAGGCTTATGTGTCGAAGATGCTCGCTAAGAACAACGAACAGGTGGATGTCAAGACTGATAGCTCGGACAATACTATCCACGCTGTTCTCGGCTTAACTGGTGATAGTTTCAAGCACGGTATCGAAACGGGTGTCtcgtttgttaaatttttcgCGCCGTGGTGCGGCCACTGCAAGCGTTTAGCACCCATTTGGGAGGAACTGGGGAAAAAGTTCTTTGGCCAGGAGAACGTGGTCATCGCCAAAGTGGACTGCACGCTCGACGTCAGCAAAGATCTGTGCAATGAACAGGAGGTCGACGGTTTTCCTTCTCTGTACTTATACCGCGATGGGCAGAAGGTGTACGAATACAATGGTGGCCGCAATTTGGACGATCTctacaattttgtattaaacaatttacggCTGCACGACGAACTATGA
- the Ndufb2 gene encoding NADH dehydrogenase (ubiquinone) 1 beta subcomplex, 2, 8kDa gives MIISRGGQIVNTVCRINARKNAAINLAQVRYEQPIYRTRIHPPRYDAVLAEIAAGIGWWWVLWFLYHDFEILTKGHIPGPVPDIFSDEELGIPPDDVD, from the exons aTGATAATCTCACGAGGCGGACAGATTGTGAACACTGTGTGCCGCATAAATGCTAGAAAAAATGCCGCTATCAATTTGGCACAGGTCCGTTATGAACA ACCAATATACCGCACCAGAATACACCCACCTAGATATGATGCCGTGTTAGCAGAGATAGCTGCAGGTATTGGGTGGTGGTGGGTTTTATGGTTCTTGTATCATGACTTCGAAATTCTAACCAAG GGTCATATACCAGGCCCAGTACCAGACATATTTTCAGACGAAGAGCTAGGAATTCCACCAGATGACGTTGACTAA